The Anopheles coluzzii chromosome 2, AcolN3, whole genome shotgun sequence genome window below encodes:
- the LOC120952557 gene encoding formylglycine-generating enzyme — MEQTNRCGLFFLFLSCILVFKLANGDCGCNKLKRNAEGEEQPKERVIFPADATQHSHSDGADRRPESLLDLVEHSKRFEDMSLIPGGEYVIGTNEPIFVKDRESPARPATIRDFYLDQYEVSNAQFKAFVDQTGYVTEAEKFGDSFVFQQLLSEPVRQQYEDFRVAAAPWWYKVRGASWQHPEGDVSRDISDRLDHPVVHVSWNDAVAYCAWKGKRLPTEAEWEAACRGGRKQKLFPWGNKLMPKEQHMMNIWQGEFPDSNLKEDGYETTCPVTSFRQNPFELYNIVGNVWEWTADLWDAKDAAIERKPGSDPPNRVKKGGSYLCHESYCYRYRCAARSQNTEDSSAGNLGFRCAADAN; from the coding sequence ATGGAGCAAACGAATCGGTGTGGcctgtttttcttatttttaagcTGCATTTTAGTGTTTAAGCTCGCAAACGGTGACTGTGGATGCAACAAGCTGAAACGCAATGCCGAGGGCGAAGAGCAGCCGAAGGAACGCGTCATCTTCCCGGCCGATGCAACACAACACTCCCACTCCGACGGGGCGGACCGTCGTCCGGAGAGCTTGCTCGATCTGGTGGAACATTCCAAGCGGTTCGAAGACATGAGCCTTATCCCAGGAGGTGAATATGTAATCGGCACAAATGAACCTATCTTCGTCAAGGATCGCGAATCACCGGCCCGGCCCGCGACGATCCGCGACTTTTACCTCGACCAGTACGAAGTCTCCAACGCACAGTTCAAGGCATTCGTCGACCAGACGGGCTACGTCACGGAGGCGGAAAAGTTTGGCGACAGCTTCGTCTTCCAGCAGCTGCTCAGCGAACCGGTGCGCCAGCAGTACGAAGATTTCCGCGTGGCGGCGGCGCCCTGGTGGTACAAGGTACGTGGAGCCTCCTGGCAGCATCCGGAAGGTGATGTGTCACGTGATATAAGCGACCGATTGGACCATCCGGTGGTGCACGTGTCCTGGAACGATGCGGTCGCGTACTGCGCCTGGAAAGGGAAGCGCCTGCCGACGGAAGCGGAATGGGAAGCGGCCTGCCGGGGCGGTCGCAAGCAGAAGCTGTTCCCCTGGGGTAACAAGCTGATGCCGAAGGAGCAGCACATGATGAACATATGGCAGGGCGAGTTCCCGGACAGCAATCTGAAGGAGGATGGCTACGAGACCACCTGCCCGGTGACGTCCTTCCGCCAGAACCCGTTCGAGCTGTACAACATCGTTGGCAACGTGTGGGAGTGGACGGCGGATCTTTGGGACGCGAAGGATGCGGCCATCGAGCGCAAGCCGGGCAGCGATCCACCGAATCGGGTGAAAAAGGGTGGCTCATACCTGTGTCACGAATCGTACTGCTATCGCTATCGCTGTGCGGCTCGATCGCAGAACACCGAGGACAGTTCGGCGGGCAATCTGGGCTTCCGGTGCGCTGCCGATGCTAACTGA
- the LOC120947474 gene encoding UPF0547 protein C16orf87-like, which produces MVKTRMITKHCPECEVQVAIASKKCSCGHVFSMRQSSAAVYEPPSRTKAGKRKAAQAASASSSDGRKGSGQVQRRRTSRVRREKPNYYDSLQYEKKKKKTKKSSKSSLFKGKDAKQTQLITAKDTQAARANRHANRRAKKEEIDGGGDLAAKLPLDKQEVAAIILSEINRKIGSVVWTQP; this is translated from the exons ATGGTAAAAACTCGAATGATTACCAAACATTGTCCAGAGTGTGAGGTGCAGGTGGCGATTGCGTCGAAGAAATGTTCCTGCGGCCACGTGTTCAGCATGCGGCAGTCCAGCGCGGCCGTGTACGAGCCGCCGTCCCGCACCAAAGCGGGCAAGCGTAAGGCGGCCCAAGCAGCGTCCGCCAGCTCGAGCGATGGGCGCAAGGGCTCCGGGCAGGTGCAGCGCCGCCGGACCAGCCGGGTCCGGCGCGAAAAGCCCAACTACTACGACTCCCTGCAGtacgagaagaagaagaagaaaacgaag AAATCCTCAAAATCGTCCCTTTTCAAAGGGAAAGATGCTAAGCAAACGCAACTGATAACGGCCAAGGACACGCAGGCAGCAAGAGCAAACCGGCACGCGAACCGTCGGGCGAAGAAGGAAGAGATCGACGGTGGTGGGGATCTGGCTGCAAA ACTGCCGCTCGACAAGCAGGAAGTAGCCGCTATAATTTTATCGGAAATTAATCGTAAAATCGGTTCCGTCGTGTGGACGCAACCCTAG
- the LOC120947471 gene encoding TRAF3-interacting protein 1, which translates to MASELDATVLKRTQSSLGKFVKRPALTEKLLRKPPFRFLHDIVHAIIREHGSLDGLYTADELNSDNIKDRDSKMAFLQKLIDVVKLTTGRELKVRPSKIVAGLEPERTNELLQALASILEEKLSTTEIVRHYLGDNPTTTNGVNSNGSGPNAGPETNGTKGETREEGKKSKQERVKEKPKENEATAVDPRRKDKNGKVKEKEVLKNGTTVKQVEKAKTKQNGTKVQPNDSTKKKSDKPSKGKEKEKSVKRISSIPEEPQPPAVPERVTPARPEPTTNGTESMVNGGNAPESRKRRDSIKEFGEPVTLSDANGEASGEEEHEKRRQQQPGSNSSSRRSSLKKQNSLTPSENNALSEMNQFNGLQSSLSRQDSNGALVGQDALAGPDDVAATSEQRMAEVTVTVAAPVESKSSAVKPPMHRQQSVETVMRPRTSLRPPSVRPPSARPGAPRRKEKNVEVILQPNETQKLGEINVKMEVFNSELLDDDGENLIVIEDPTTVSDGLVYGRAGEPPGGAADETALLQSAEQEEQQGHLVQQILETQKEFSTHTGTDSELLRKADMEWTAGQRQSSARQMESLRESIQKLTRSVNPLGKLMDFIQEDIDSMERELASWQQIYTQSMVELNKERSATENAIEPLKQQLSQIEVNIKEYRDMIDTTRANILQNEAKIERLYMTEI; encoded by the exons ATGGCATCCGAGCTGGATGCGACAGTTTTGAAAAGAACGCAAAGTTCCCTCGGCAAGTTTGTGAAGCGACCCGCACTGACGGAAAAGTTGCTACGAAAACCACCGTTCCGATTTCTTCACGACATCGTGCACGCG ATCATTCGAGAGCATGGATCGCTGGACGGGCTGTACACGGCGGACGAACTGAACTCGGACAACATCAAGGATCGGGACTCGAAAATGGCGTTTCTACAGAAGCTCATCGATGTCGTCA AATTGACAACTGGCCGTGAGCTAAAAGTTCGTCCTTCGAAAATTGTTGCCGGGCTGGAACCGGAACGTACCAACGAACTGCTGCAGGCTCTCGCAAGCATATTGGAGGAAAAACTAAGCACAACCGAAATAGTGCGACACTATTTAGGCGACAATCCAACAACGACCAACGGAGTCAATAGCAATGGCTCTGGCCCGAACGCTGGGCCGGAAACGAATGGCACCAAAGGGGAAACACGCGAGGAAGGTAAAAAatccaaacaagaaagggTGAAAGAAAAGCCCAAAGAGAATGAAGCAACCGCGGTGGATCCAAGACGAAAGGATAAGAATGGTAAAGTGAAGGAAAAGGAAGTGCTTAAGAATGGCACAACCGTTAAACAGGTGGAAAAggcaaaaacgaaacaaaatggtACTAAAGTGCAGCCTAACGATTCCACCAAAAAGAAGAGCGACAAACCGAGCAAaggaaaggagaaagagaaaagcgTTAAACGTATCTCCTCCATCCCGGAGGAACCGCAACCACCGGCTGTGCCGGAAAGGGTGACACCCGCGCGACCGGAACCGACAACGAACGGCACCGAATCGATGGTAAACGGTGGAAATGCCCCGGAAAGCCGGAAGCGAAGAGATTCAATCAAAGAGTTCGGCGAGCCGGTGACACTGTCCGATGCCAATGGTGAGGCATCGGGTGAGGAGGAGCACGAGAAGCGgagacagcagcagcccggcagcaacagcagcagccgccgatCGTCActgaaaaagcaaaacagctTAACGCCTAGCGAAAACAACGCCCTCTCGGAGATGAACCAGTTTAATGGGCTGCAAAGCTCGCTCAGCAGACAGGACAGCAACGGTGCGCTGGTCGGGCAGGATGCACTGGCCGGGCCGGATGACGTAGCTGCCACCTCGGAGCAACGGATGGCAGAAGTTACGGTAACAGTTGCGGCACCGGTTGAGTCGAAATCGTCCGCAGTGAAACCTCCGATGCATCGCCAGCAGTCGGTCGAGACGGTGATGAGACCACGGACCAGCTTGAGACCACCGAGCGTGCGGCCACCGTCGGCCCGGCCCGGTGCGCCGCGCCGGAAGGAAAAGAACGTCGAGGTCATACTGCAGCCGAACGAGACGCAAAAGCTGGGCGAAATCAACGTAAAGATGGAAGTGTTCAACAGCGAGCTGCTGGACGATGATGGGGAGAACTTGATCGTGATCGAGGATCCGACCACCGTGTCCGATGGGCTCGTGTACGGCAGGGCGGGCGAACCGCCGGGCGGAGCGGCCGACGAGACGGCACTGCTGCAGTCCGCCGAGCAGGAGGAGCAGCAGGGCCATCTGGTGCAGCAGATACTGGAAACGCAGAAGGAGTTCtccacacacaccggcacggACAGCGAGCTGCTAAGGAAGGCGGATATG GAATGGACCGCCGGGCAGCGGCAATCGTCCGCCAGACAGATGGAGTCGCTGCGTGAATCCATCCAGAAGCTGACGCGCTCCGTTAATCCGCTCGGGAAGTTGATGGATTTCATCCAGGAGGACATCGATTCGATGGAGCGTGAGCTGGCCAGCTGGCAACAGATCTACACCCAATCCATGGTGGAGCTCAACAAGGAGCGCAG TGCCACGGAGAACGCCATCGAACCGCTCAAACAGCAGCTGTCGCAGATCGAAGTCAACATCAAAGAGTACCGCGACATGATCGACACCACGCGGGCCAACATACTGCAGAACGAGGCCAAGATCGAGCGGCTGTACATGACGGAAATTTAG
- the LOC120947473 gene encoding uncharacterized protein LOC120947473 isoform X1: MSLETMSDLRKKYKNWRSYVKFVKLVSDAGMEDETMFGEKQSIRDSARSLKKYGSISGGSRSPAALQPTDALIRHDVERTDTLQGLALKYGCSMEQIRRVNRLLPTDTIFLRPFLMVPVAKDSPHYPKDPEAIIRPNALTSASRMPSGGSASTSSSIISNNNNSISSDGNGYSMGDESPLVSPEEESRKNLEEFLGKIDSSIASTRKCIAEVQRNSDFVTSSQSDDNLFFSSSSGGVGSGSGSSGYYSKPRAYSNASSSSSISSYQQYHYHVPGNSAQHVGAGGSGANNHHHHKRQSSSGSAASDTNQLIVMTQGKRVQSSLQKLERQQDELFEL, encoded by the exons ATGAGCCTCGAAACCATGAGCGATCTGAGgaaaaagtacaaaaactGGAGATCTTACGTGAAG TTTGTAAAGCTAGTGTCGGACGCCGGAATGGAAGATGAAACCATGTTTGGCGAGAAGCAATCGATACGGGACTCGGCCCGCTCGCTCAAGAAGTACGGCAGCATATCCGGCGGAAGTCGCAGCCCGGCCGCCCTGCAGCCGACCGACGCACTGATACGGCACGACGTCGAGCGGACCGACACCCTGCAGGGTCTTGCCCTGAAGTACGGATGTAGT ATGGAACAAATTAGGCGAGTAAATAGGTTACTGCCCACGGATACCATCTTCCTGCGACCGTTCCTGATGGTACCGGTGGCGAAAGATTCACCCCACTATCCTAAGGACCCGGAAGCAATCATACGTCCAAATGCGCTGACCAGCGCCAGCCGGATGCCGTCCGGGGGAAGTGctagcaccagcagcagcatcattagcaacaacaacaacagtatcAGCTCGGACGGTAACGGATACTCGATGGGCGACGAATCGCCGCTCGTCTCGCCCGAGGAggaaagtcgcaaaaatctgGAAGAGTTTCTCGGCAAAATCGACAGCTCGATCGCGTCCACCCGGAAGTGCATTGCGGAGGTGCAGCGAAACAGCGACTTTGTCACGAGCAGCCAGAGCGACGACAATCTGTTCTTCTCGTCCTCGTCCGGCGGGGTGGGCAGCGGGAGCGGCAGCAGTGGGTACTACTCGAAACCGCGTGCCTATTCGAACgcatcgtcctcgtcgtcgatCTCGTCCTACCAGCAGTACCACTATCACGTACCCGGCAACAGCGCGCAGCACGTCGGCGCGGGTGGTAGCGGGGcgaacaaccaccaccaccacaagcGCCAGAGCTCCTCCGGCAGTGCGGCGTCCGATACGAACCAGCTGATCGTGATGACGCAGGGCAAGCGGGTGCAAAGTTCCCTCCAGAAGCTGGAGCGCCAGCAGGACGAGCTGTTCGAGTTGTAG
- the LOC120947473 gene encoding lysM and putative peptidoglycan-binding domain-containing protein 1 isoform X2 encodes MEDETMFGEKQSIRDSARSLKKYGSISGGSRSPAALQPTDALIRHDVERTDTLQGLALKYGCSMEQIRRVNRLLPTDTIFLRPFLMVPVAKDSPHYPKDPEAIIRPNALTSASRMPSGGSASTSSSIISNNNNSISSDGNGYSMGDESPLVSPEEESRKNLEEFLGKIDSSIASTRKCIAEVQRNSDFVTSSQSDDNLFFSSSSGGVGSGSGSSGYYSKPRAYSNASSSSSISSYQQYHYHVPGNSAQHVGAGGSGANNHHHHKRQSSSGSAASDTNQLIVMTQGKRVQSSLQKLERQQDELFEL; translated from the exons ATGGAAGATGAAACCATGTTTGGCGAGAAGCAATCGATACGGGACTCGGCCCGCTCGCTCAAGAAGTACGGCAGCATATCCGGCGGAAGTCGCAGCCCGGCCGCCCTGCAGCCGACCGACGCACTGATACGGCACGACGTCGAGCGGACCGACACCCTGCAGGGTCTTGCCCTGAAGTACGGATGTAGT ATGGAACAAATTAGGCGAGTAAATAGGTTACTGCCCACGGATACCATCTTCCTGCGACCGTTCCTGATGGTACCGGTGGCGAAAGATTCACCCCACTATCCTAAGGACCCGGAAGCAATCATACGTCCAAATGCGCTGACCAGCGCCAGCCGGATGCCGTCCGGGGGAAGTGctagcaccagcagcagcatcattagcaacaacaacaacagtatcAGCTCGGACGGTAACGGATACTCGATGGGCGACGAATCGCCGCTCGTCTCGCCCGAGGAggaaagtcgcaaaaatctgGAAGAGTTTCTCGGCAAAATCGACAGCTCGATCGCGTCCACCCGGAAGTGCATTGCGGAGGTGCAGCGAAACAGCGACTTTGTCACGAGCAGCCAGAGCGACGACAATCTGTTCTTCTCGTCCTCGTCCGGCGGGGTGGGCAGCGGGAGCGGCAGCAGTGGGTACTACTCGAAACCGCGTGCCTATTCGAACgcatcgtcctcgtcgtcgatCTCGTCCTACCAGCAGTACCACTATCACGTACCCGGCAACAGCGCGCAGCACGTCGGCGCGGGTGGTAGCGGGGcgaacaaccaccaccaccacaagcGCCAGAGCTCCTCCGGCAGTGCGGCGTCCGATACGAACCAGCTGATCGTGATGACGCAGGGCAAGCGGGTGCAAAGTTCCCTCCAGAAGCTGGAGCGCCAGCAGGACGAGCTGTTCGAGTTGTAG
- the LOC120947472 gene encoding uncharacterized protein LOC120947472 translates to MHSYRANVNRKHCAYFRCNNNSVSTPDITFFGFPKPFDRYETWMKFAGVPHELLENKRYRYLCERHFADIYMCRSQRRTLLLGNAVPYPFDQSIVTDCDASEGTVEVYEMESDGTLAKVAPLRPLDDNEGAESTDMEQTSETDTEALSSPTVTVVRSSTSEELQDTLRVEEVPDSKKGSQKEEPKSEAVSSAGSSHKQKLVASKIAEMKVKVRNTAAAGAITPNHREAAGKRVVLNGKTIRLVPIQFRNIMHKQSETDPEVTIVDNDHEDGGKPDDASGEVPNASKSVKSPVSSSTNSHDEPVEGREDEPAESSAGGQQATERDDKISEFIFKGEEYVQMPKAHFVGKLSKLEQRVAHYESVIRNMRSILDHASPFGSTDG, encoded by the exons ATGCACTCGTACCGGGCGAACGTGAACCGCAAACACTGTGCGTACTTCCGGTGCAACAACAACTCGGTGTCCACTCCGGATATCACATTCTTCGGCTTCCCGAAACCGTTCGACCGCTACGAGACGTGGATGAAGTTTGCGGGCGTGCCGCACGAGCTGCTCGAGAACAAGCGGTACCGGTATCTGTGCGAGCGCCACTTTGCCGACATCTATATGTGCCGCAGCCAGCGACggacgctgctgctgggtaATGCGGTACCCTACCCGTTCGACCAGTCGATTGTGACGGATTGCGACGCGTCGGAGGGAACGGTCGAAGTGTACGAGATGGAGTCGGACGGGACGCTCGCGAAAGTCGCACCTTTGCGGCCGCTTGACG ACAACGAGGGCGCCGAGTCGACGGACATGGAGCAGACCAGTGAGACGGACACGGAAGCGTTAAGTTCCCCCACGGTGACCGTCGTTCGCTCCAGCACTTCCGAGGAGCTGCAGGATACGCTAAGGGTTGAGGAGGTGCCGGATTCGAAGAAAGGCTCCCAGAAGGAAGAACCGAAATCGGAAGCTGTTTCGTCGGCCGGCAGCAGCCACAAGCAGAAGCTGGTCGCCTCGAAGATAGCGGAAATGAAGGTGAAGGTGCGGAACaccgctgctgccggtgcgATCACACCCAACCACCGGGAGGCAGCCGGCAAGAGGGTGGTGCTGAACGGCAAAACGATACGCCTGGTGCCGATCCAATTCCGCAACATCATGCACAAACAGTCGGAAACGGACCCGGAAGTGACGATCGTCGACAACGACCACGAGGACGGGGGCAAGCCGGATGATGCTTCCGGCGAGGTGCCGAACGCCTCCAAGAGTGTGAAATCTCCGGTTTCGTCATCCACCAACTCGCACGACGAACCCGTTGAAGGGCGGGAAGATGAGCCGGCGGAGAGCAGCGCAGGGGGCCAGCAGGCGACGGAGCGGGACGACAAAATCAGCGAATTCATCTTCAAAGGCGAGGAGTACGTGCAGATGCCGAAGGCGCACTTCGTCGGcaagctcagcaagctcgagCAGCGGGTGGCGCACTACGAAAGCGTCATCAGGAACATGCGCTCCATACTCGACCACGCCAGTCCCTTCGGTTCAACGGACGGTTGA